Genomic DNA from Salvia miltiorrhiza cultivar Shanhuang (shh) chromosome 1, IMPLAD_Smil_shh, whole genome shotgun sequence:
AGACACAAAACGAGAGTAAGATGTGGTCTTTTCATACCTGATTGTTTGCTAAGTCCTTTGGTCCTATTTCGATTCTTAGAGGAACACCTTTCATTTCCCAATGAGAATACTTCCATCCAGGTGAATAATTATCTCTGTAATCAGCCTCAGCGCGAATTCCTGCTTCATTCAAGgattttacagtggatgcacaTGCATCAAAGATCCCCTGAGTGTCTGCATCCTTGTAGGGCACAGGGACTACAATTACTTGGAGAGATGCTACTTTAGGAGGCAGTACCAAGCCTTTATCATCCCCGTGAACCATTATCATCACCCCTATCTGTGCCATAAATTCATCACAAAGAAATGGGTGTAAGGGACAAGAAAATGGCAATGAAAACCCAAATCAAGTATGCAGTAAGAAACTTGAATATGCAAAAAATCAGTTTAAGAATACAAAGTGTAGAAACTCAAAACTCAAATCTAAAATTTCCTCCACCCCATATTTCATTGTCAAACTCTTATTTTTCATGTCAGATAGTACTTTCTTGAGGACTTTATGATAACATAAATGACAATGCATTTTATTCACAATCAAATGAATAGTATTCTAATCTCTCCCCCCTCCCCCTAAagaatattactccctccatccacaaaaCATCTCCCTAAGGAGGgtggacacgagttttaagaaaatcaaGTTGTGTATTTGGTGAGTGGAGAAGGAGTCCCACAAATTAGACAAAGTGGTGATAGTTAATGGAGTTATTTCTAAAtatggtgggtccattagtggcaataTGTGTAAATAGTGGGAATTGTAAGGGTGATAATTAGTGGGGttatttccaaaaatggaaTAGGAAGATGTTTCGTGGACGGGGGACTAGgggagtaatatatatgtaaataacaTAGAGTCTCAGTTTCAGACTTAAATTCTATATAAGCTCTTTAGGAGAAAATACATGCAGAAGCAAAATGGAGAGCAATTTCTACAATTGTTCCTGTACACATGCCAGAGGAAATGTTGCCTCAAGTGGCAAAAGGTCACCATTATTGTTTATATGCTTTAGCAAATAGCAACATATGATGAACCATATCAAAGAGGCAAGACAGAAGACGTTAGACTTGTGTATTTGTGCATAGAACTCACTATGACAAGAACATAACAACGGAAAGTTGCACGCTGGACCAAGATATAGATAACACAAAAGACCTCTGTATAGCACTTGCTATTATAAGAAAACCACAAATCATACCGTTCTCGTAGTGTAAGCCCAGGAATTCTGCCAGACCATAGCCCTTTCTCCTTTCTCATTCTCAAAATTAATCTCAAACATTTTTGCAAAATTTTGACCCAAACAGTGTGAAGTTGCCCCTTGCACACCACGACCAGTATTTGGGACAAATGCCTGTCATGAAAGGAAGCCACCACTCAGATTAGTAGGTAAGTCTCCTTCAAGGATAATTTGAAACTGAATATTATGGAAGACTAATATCCAATAACAACATTATAATGACCTCAACAGTAGTGGTATAAAGTCCACCAGCAAACTTCTCATGCTCACTTTTCTTGCCCTTAATAACTGGAACAGCCAAGAACTCTTCATATATACGTCTATAAAGTTCCAAAATGTCAAGCACCTGAACAATAGACAACCAAAGAAGAGCTATATCATGACAAGAATCCAAATCTCTTTGCCCAAAAGGCAGAATTCAATGAAGACAGATCAAGTAAAAAAGGAATATAGAACTCTTTCTCATTATTCAATTTGTATAGATGAACTATAAAGTATGCGTAATGGAAAAGATCCCAATGGGATATAATTTAGAGTGAAAAGAAACATGAATCCTCTCTTTGTTCCCATTATTTCCATCTGCACCATAATTGAAAATGTTGTCCGACTCCCATGTGATTCACAAGAGAGAAAACTTAAAACACCAGAAAGTGCACGACGCTTAAGAATCAGTTATTAGAACAAACATCACAGAGCAATGGGCTGGGAGACTTCATGGATCAAATAAGAATCACTATATTCACCTTACTTCATAGCATACAAATAGCACTAGATGACACGGTCACACGAGAAATGTATTTCCACAACCTATTAAAACATTATGCCAGAGGCAATATAAGTAAGACATCATAGCTCGcacttaataaaaatatagattcATATGGTCCCTGGATTCTGTATACTATTTCCAAGTACTTGCTCAAAGGTGTGCCTGTTGCATTCATCAGTACTTTTGGTACAAAGCATCCATCAAGCCATAAATTACCTCAGCATCTGCTTCCTCCTTTGTTGCAAAAGCAGTATGTCCTTCCTGCCAAAGAAATTCGCGGCTCCTACAAAATCACAAGCTATCGTAAATATTCTGATCATGAATAAGGAAACTTTCAACAAAATTCTATGTTTTCTTTGTCCATCACAAGGTAGGAGCTGTGataattcatacaaaaataaCAGTATCCTACATATCATTAGCAGCTTATAGAAAACAGGTGAAAATCCAAAATGTGAGCAACAGAGGTAGAGTTTTAAATTTGAATAACCAGCTAAACCACTTTGTAGAGCTAGCATACCACTAGACCATCAcagaagttaaaaaaataaagcatCTAATTGTGTAAGATTAAGCACCGGATAAATGGTGTAGGATTGCTGAATTCCCATCTTACAACATTACACCACTGGTTAAGTCTCAAAGGTAAGTCACGGTGCCCCCTAATCCACTTGGAGAAATATGGGTACATGACTGTTTCACTAGTTGGACGGATAGCAATGGGCACTTCTAGCTCAGACTCTCCTGACTTAGTAACCCATGCAACCTGCAAACAATCAAAACATTAGATATAACTGAAACGGTGAAACCACAACACAAAAGAACTCGTgcacaaattttattaattatgttgCAAACAACTAAGCTTAGTACCTAAACAAGAATGAGCAGTCTGTTAGTCATTGGTATAGGGCCAAAATAGATATTGTTCCCGTTGAACTGAGCAGTGCATGCATTTTCAACATACCAACATACAAGAAAAAGGTTCGGTGTCATGAAGAACAGAAGAACCAGAATCGAAGTAATCTTACCTCAGGAGCAAACCCCTCTATATGGTCCTTCTCCTTCTGTAGGACAGTTGATGAAACAAACAGAGGGAAGTAGCAGTTCTTAATATTCATTTTCTTGATTTCAGCATCAAAGAAGTTCTGCAGAGTTATATTAGAAAGAAAATTAGATATAGGATGTCATATTGAACATgagaaaaattaaatgaatatcAAGTCGGGTAGGGTACTAAATAAACCCATCACTCAAGATATATCCTGTAAGACTTACATGCATAATCTCCCAAATCGACATTGCCCATGGTCGCAGAATGTAACAGCCTGATATGTCATAGTATTCAATCATTTCCCCATTAACAACAACCTGCACACAACTCAAAGCAACAGAAATGAAGATCACTTTAGCGTCCAAATCTCCAATCTGTGACACGAACATGAATGACCAAATCATATGTACAAGAAATGTCACACTACTAGTGCACAAATATCATAACagaaataatcaaatataacaTACAATTTCTGCCACAAAAATTATCCTTCATCTCCATTAAACTATTTCCCATATGTAAGAGAACCAAACGTTTGGTGTTTCATATTCGAACCAACATCCAAAATCCCAAAGTGCATAAACACAAATCCAAAGTACATCAACACAAATACGCTAATCTAAAATGTCGGAGTGTGCTCGTACCTCAGAGTACCATTCTCCGAAGTTCTCATCCTTCTTATAAGAGAGACCCAATCCAGTCTCTTTCTTCACTTCCTTCTTCTTCCCCTCTGCAGAAATCACTCACAATTTCAGAACAAAACCAAATTAAACCGCATTTGAACAGAGTAGCTACAGAGTACACACTGGAGCCAGAGACATTTGCGTCTTTAGAACCTTTCGCCTCTTTAGAACCTTTCGCCTCTTTAGAACTCTTCGCATCCTTACCGGCCATGACAAAAGACCTTCAAAGCTCCTAATCATACAATACAAACGGAAACTAATTCAATTTTTGGAATATATGTTTAATTGTGTCACCATTCAGAATCCACTACGTCAAGTGGAAACATCAATTGAAATCCATCAAAAAAACGCAAGCATTGCACAAGTCAAATTCCAAGCCGCGTAAAATGCAACTACAAAGCAGCAAATGAATCGAGAGAAAAAGGAagacataaaataaaatcggcAAAATATGATTGGATAAAATACGTACAAATCGTGCTCTCTGAACAACGGCGGAAGCGCCGCCGCGAGCAGTGAAGAGGAGGAGGCGATGGAGAGAATTAGAGGTTTAGGCTTTCAATCCTTATTCTTCAAAAGTCAAAAGAGAAGTGTCCCCTATTTTTATTTAGCTCTGTCTACCTATTTACTACTTTAACCTCGCAGAAGCAACTACGAATTTGCAACCCGTGCTGTGCACCATTTTGATTTTTGAGTCCAtagtgtttatttttttaaggcattttaaattttcattctTATTTAAATGTGACTTAAGCAATATTTTCTTTccttcataaaaaataattattattcttttattattttgaacatttataaaaattaatttttttttttttaattttatatcacGTGATGAATCATTTCTCAattcacaatatacataaacTTGTTAGAAGGgtatttatatttgtttaataaaatttcagtaTGCACAAATACACGTTATATCGtaatattttttgataaatttaagcatgaaatgatatataaataattttggatatggtataccgactttcgatacggtataccgcactatcgATACGCTCTGAAGCACCAGTACGTTTTTCACCCAAGCGTCCGAGTATTAATACCTTAAAAATACCAATACGAAAAAATACGCCGAAAATACGTATTTAATACGTTTTTTTTTCGTCTTTTTTGTTTAACTTACTTTTAGGGTTGGGAAATACGTATTTAATACACGTTTTAGAGACGTTTTTTGACCCAAAAATACGTTTgaccatatttttttaaaaaaaaagaaagagaaaacccTAACCTGCGTACGAATTAGACAGACGTAAACCTTCACCCTCACTCTCATTTCTCTCGCTCCAATTCCTTCACCCACCCTGCGCAAGAAGACAAGGCAGCGCCGTTCTCCGCCACCGGTCTGGAccgcggccgccgccgccttctggaCTGCTGTCGTGACAGCGACTGTTGTGGACCGCCGCGCCGCCGCTTCTCTAGGACCAATTCGTGGTATGTTTAGAATTGCTCAGATTATCCAATTCGTGGTATTTTTTGGGGATTGAATCTTTGATTTGTGTGAGGTTGGGTGAGTGggttaataaataattgattgTTTATTGGTATTGGGGTATATTGGCGGTGGGTTTGATATTGGGCTGGGTGACAGATGGATTAATTAGGCTAATTTTGTGTAGATTATTTATTGGGTGACAGAGAGTTTAATTAGAATTAAGTAGTTATTTGCTCTATTTGGTTATGAATGAGTttctatgatatatatatatatatatatatatatactaatattatttataaaaaaattaaaaaaactaaaacgtATTTTTAACGTATTCGTATTGTGATTTTTGAGATATTGATGTATTTTCGTACTCGTCTCGTATCGTATTCGTACCGGTGCTTCCTAGTCGATACGACATGAGAAAAGTTTGTACCAAAATTTTTGGTATGCCGATCTCGGTATATCGTAAGATTCGAtacgacaacggtatgaaaattctcataccgcaaTTTATGATACAGTATATGATATGACGAAAAAAAATCGACACACCGTATCGGTCCGTCCCTAGAAGCAACCCCAATAAAATGAGGATTCAAGTCGCCACATACGAAAATGATGATGAACTAttattgattcattttattttatttttatttttttaaaaggcACCCTGTAACTTAGGACTTTACAAACCATGgatcaaatttgaatttcaaaacctTCCATTGttccaataataataaaatcgaCGCATGATATTAACCCTAACATAAACAAAAGCAACGAAGAGAAACAACTGCTCGACTATATAAGACCATAAATCCGAGCCTCTGAAAATTTCATCTGCTGCAACAAAATTAAAGCCAACTTATTTTTCTGCAAATCGAAATTCGAAGCGACCACGTTTTTTATTACAGCTGCATCATCATCAATGTATATTAGCAATTCAAAAACACAAATTAAGTAGAAACATCAAAATCAATTCCCGGCAGTGGAAGCAGCAATTCGTTCAAGCCTGTGTAGTACTAGTAGCCTCTTTCATCTTCTTCGCTATGGCGAAAACAGCGCCAATAACCGCCACCACCGCTCCCGAAATCAAAAGCGTAACTTTCAGTTTATccgcgccggcgccggcgccgcccTTTCCGCTCTCCTCCGCTTCTTCCTTCAACCATAACAAAAGATTAAACTAATTTTCAAcctaattaaaagaattttaaaagGAACGAACCTTGAGCGGTTCCGGGTCGGGTTGGAGCAGATCGGATCCGACCATTTCTCCGTCGGCGAGAAGCTCTTCTGCGTGAGTGAAGCCTTCATCAGTTGCCATTTTGGGGGGAGTGAGAAGCTTCCGAATTTGGTGCAAGTGAATTTTAGAAATTTTCAAGGAAGGAGTGGGGAGAAATTGAGAGGCTATAAGGGGATAACAATTCGAGCGCTACACGTTAGCTTTGAGTGTCACATGTCACCGCGTCAAGGTTGCCACACATATCCTGTCTGAAAACGAGCTTTATGTTCTTATTTGGCGCTCACTCTTTTCGATTCATGCAAACACAAAAGatatctttttttattattatttgtcgGTGCTAATCAAGTGATTTAATTAGTAGAGTAGATGATCTCGTAAATCGTAATTTGAAGAATGAAGAATGCGGATTTTAATCTAAAGTAAATGGATGAGTACTATTTCGGAGATTACGTAGTTTAGTCCATTAATCTACTCCTTCCACTTTAATAGCTTCAATTCTTTTAAACATagagattaaaaaatttatttattttttaaaaaataatgtaatccacaccaattaatatatttttttaacttaaaataaaaaacaagtcTAATTTAATTAGTGGAACGTCTAAAAAAACAAATCTATTAAAATAGGACGAACATAGTATATTAAATATGTTTGGTTGGGTTGGACCCAATCCACTGAGCCAATGTTGttaaaaatactaatattaacGAAGTGATTTAATTGGTAGAGTGAGCATTCTCCGCAATTTAAAGATTATTGATTTGAACCGAAGTAAATTCATGAATACTAATTTGAAGATTACACGGTTTAGTTAATTGCGTttttaatttctcaaaaatgaaaaaagaaaaattgcgtttttaaaaaatattagcaTTTGCCTCCCATACACGGGaaaacatttttaatttttagatttatataaaattaatactaattcaattattattataataaaaaattaattttaattgaatatatttgaattgaatattgaaaaaataaaaaagaattcacaattataaaatttgatattatgaaaaacaaaaacaaaaaataaaaataaaatactaattaaaaagaattaaaaatatttttattcaaaaaagataagagaggagagagaaatttataaaactttactaatatttaaacaaatttaatttttacattttaaataaaatattttcataaaatatatcatattaaagctcttatcgtgatctttactttgatatgcatattaaatattttataattaatcgaatctcacaattttggaaagaaatgtaacaacaaataagaagttaaagaaagtaaaaataaaaggaaaaatatatagtttaaacataaacattcaagtttattatatttacaaaattgtcactcaattttaaaattgatttcgaATTAGAAACTCCCTTTTTgatatagtatagatagattTGGTTGGATCAGACTTGGGTTCACTTGGCCTATGAGTAAAATTAGGTGTATTACGTTTTTTGGAGCAACAATTTTACTAGCTTGGTTTGGTtaaaaagttattttatttacaaaaaagagTTGGATAGAGCTATCTGGTTTTTGAGCAAAATTGTCATTTCGACCTGATTATATTGGCTCGAATTATTTTtgtggattaaaaaaaatctatattcCAACTGATATCATCTTTGATATATCTATTATAGTTAGACAATTAGTACCATGAATACTTTTAGaatatttttacttttgattattgATAAGATATACCCTAAtatgattcaatttttttattctatttttaggatttatccaatatcacatttttaacaggatatgaatcaagtaaaattaaCTCAAATCTCGTTGTTGGGCCGGGCCCATAGGAATAAGACAAAATTGTGGACCATGCGGAAAATTAATCAGAACTAAGAATATCATGGCCCAATTCCGAGCTAAAGTATGGCTAGTTTGGGTTGCCCCCTAAAACGTATGCATGATTGCTCGGTAGAACATGCCTCAAATTTGTGGCTCAATCCAAACCAAAATGGAACCAcataaattttgataattttaggCATAATTGTGAATTTATTGGTAGAATAAAAGCATAAGATACCGCGAGTTTGAAGTTGGTATTTAATtaataactagcatttgcaccccgtgcaatgcacggaaaacgtttttatatttttatatatataaattgataccagctcaattatcatatttataaatataagaaaaaaaattaattttcacttaatatatttgagttgaatattcaaaaaataaaaaaataaagaaaaattcacaataataaaaattgatattgtgaaaaggcataaataataagtaaaaagaataaaatagaaaaaaattgatttattcaaaaaaagaggagagatgagagagaatttttaaaaatcattaatctttaaataaatataactctccgttttaaatcaaatatttacataaaatatatcaaattaatgctcttatcatgatatttaatttgatatattttataaataattttaatttcacaattttagaaagaaataatattaaaaaataagaacacaaagaaaaaattatattgtacaaataaaacttcaattttttataactacaaaattgccacttattaattttgaaatcaatttgaaattgaaaattatcttcttaatatattataaattattatataaatataaatttataaattatttataaccaatgccttataaattgtgtatatatacacatataattCATTATGGAATTATAAACGTGGGTtatgcaatttttctttttaaacgtggggtgtgcatttttttttaattatgggttatgcaattttaattgagttagttacttaatttttgaatatatacaataagtcattatttttgtaagaaatcacaaaattgccattgaaattgatttgaaatcaatttctaattgaaaaatgctgttttaatatagtatagattatcTATAGCATGTGCATTATTTAGAGtatcaatttgaatttataatttgttaatatggatatacatatataatcaaataaaaggCCATTCAAATTTAGTTTTAAGAATTGCTCGttagtttttataatatattagtggatttatttgaattttttgaatGAGTTAATGTGTAAGTGAGATAGTGGGGTGAGTgggatataatttatttgtaaccttcatgttgaatatattttcaaaattgccattcaaatcaatttgaaattgatttgaaatcaatttctaattgaaaactgctgttttaatatagtatagatatataattatccTCGAGATTCCTTTTTATATGATCCACTTCACATTCTGTTAATTATTGGACTTTTGGCCATTATGATAAGGTCATTGTCTGCTCCAATTTTGTCTTGTTTGATTTTACTTATCACAAAATATTCATGGCACCGAGaattaagagcatccacataTCAAGAGTTCCCTTAAGggctttaaaataatttatctcaCTCAAAAGTTCCTTCTTTATGTTGGGAGCTTCTAGATAGTTTTTTTAAAGATTTTATTTcgagtttttacaaaataaatgcattttaaaattaaaataaatattaaattttaaagacTAGTTAATTTGGTATTAAATTCCACATCAACAAGTGTACGTTTCTCTAGAATATGTAGCGCACTGTAACAAGAAAAACTACATTAACTTGCTTTCGTATTTAATCCCACATTAAAAAATGTATGTCTATATGCAATGTGTAGTGCACTATAAAAACAGAATCCTCATTAAGTTGATTTTGTATTGAATCCCACATTAAAAAGTATATATCTttctacaatgtgtagtacactacaAGACTACGTTCTATTTGATGAAAAATGGTAGAAACCatatattttcactattttcgTATGTTGTGTAGGAATGATACTTTTCCCCAAGCAGGATGGAAAAAAATCTAGGCAGctcatttttcatcttttcgCTTCAATTCATGACATGGGGGCTTGATGTGATAGTATTTTCCTTGGAATATGTGATAAACTATATTTCTCACCTTAAAGAACGTGAGATAAAAAAAAGATGGGGATGACAATATTTTCCCATcttttttactctttttttcatgataaatttacaacaaaaaagaacgcaccctaaaagaaGAAACTACATTAAGTTTGAATTTGTATTGAATCACACCTAAAAGAGAAGCTATATTAAGTTTGATTTGTATTGAATCACGCATCAAAGAGTGTAGATTTCTCTGCAATATGTAATACACTATAAAAAGTGAaactatatttaattaaaattaaaattataaaattaaaaaaaataatggcaTATAGAATCCGATGCGGAGACAACGGCCGACACTAggcctgggaatcgggtcgggttcgggtaccctactcgaaaaaattgggtacccgaacccgaaaatcaccaaaaccctatacccgatcccgaacccgaaaaagaaatcgggtaccctaatacccgactcgggtacccgagtcgggtattcgggtaccctaattacccggtcaaaat
This window encodes:
- the LOC131021662 gene encoding proline--tRNA ligase, cytoplasmic-like isoform X2, with translation MAGKDAKSSKEAKGSKEAKEGKKKEVKKETGLGLSYKKDENFGEWYSEVVVNGEMIEYYDISGCYILRPWAMSIWEIMHNFFDAEIKKMNIKNCYFPLFVSSTVLQKEKDHIEGFAPEVAWVTKSGESELEVPIAIRPTSETVMYPYFSKWIRGHRDLPLRLNQWCNVVRWEFSNPTPFIRSREFLWQEGHTAFATKEEADAEVLDILELYRRIYEEFLAVPVIKGKKSEHEKFAGGLYTTTVEAFVPNTGRGVQGATSHCLGQNFAKMFEINFENEKGERAMVWQNSWAYTTRTIGVMIMVHGDDKGLVLPPKVASLQVIVVPVPYKDADTQGIFDACASTVKSLNEAGIRAEADYRDNYSPGWKYSHWEMKGVPLRIEIGPKDLANNQVRAVRRDNSSKNDIPMADLVEQVRVMLDNIQQSLFDAAKQKRDTCIHTVYTWEEFAEALSQKKMILAPWCDEEEVEKDVKTRTKGEMGAAKSLCSPFEQPALPEGTLCFASGKHAKKWTYWGRSY
- the LOC131021662 gene encoding proline--tRNA ligase, cytoplasmic-like isoform X3 → MIEYYDISGCYILRPWAMSIWEIMHNFFDAEIKKMNIKNCYFPLFVSSTVLQKEKDHIEGFAPEVAWVTKSGESELEVPIAIRPTSETVMYPYFSKWIRGHRDLPLRLNQWCNVVRWEFSNPTPFIRSREFLWQEGHTAFATKEEADAEVLDILELYRRIYEEFLAVPVIKGKKSEHEKFAGGLYTTTVEAFVPNTGRGVQGATSHCLGQNFAKMFEINFENEKGERAMVWQNSWAYTTRTIGVMIMVHGDDKGLVLPPKVASLQVIVVPVPYKDADTQGIFDACASTVKSLNEAGIRAEADYRDNYSPGWKYSHWEMKGVPLRIEIGPKDLANNQVRAVRRDNSSKNDIPMADLVEQVRVMLDNIQQSLFDAAKQKRDTCIHTVYTWEEFAEALSQKKMILAPWCDEEEVEKDVKTRTKGEMGAAKSLCSPFEQPALPEGTLCFASGKHAKKWTYWGRSY
- the LOC131021662 gene encoding proline--tRNA ligase, cytoplasmic-like isoform X1 gives rise to the protein MAGKDAKSSKEAKGSKEAKGSKDANVSGSKGKKKEVKKETGLGLSYKKDENFGEWYSEVVVNGEMIEYYDISGCYILRPWAMSIWEIMHNFFDAEIKKMNIKNCYFPLFVSSTVLQKEKDHIEGFAPEVAWVTKSGESELEVPIAIRPTSETVMYPYFSKWIRGHRDLPLRLNQWCNVVRWEFSNPTPFIRSREFLWQEGHTAFATKEEADAEVLDILELYRRIYEEFLAVPVIKGKKSEHEKFAGGLYTTTVEAFVPNTGRGVQGATSHCLGQNFAKMFEINFENEKGERAMVWQNSWAYTTRTIGVMIMVHGDDKGLVLPPKVASLQVIVVPVPYKDADTQGIFDACASTVKSLNEAGIRAEADYRDNYSPGWKYSHWEMKGVPLRIEIGPKDLANNQVRAVRRDNSSKNDIPMADLVEQVRVMLDNIQQSLFDAAKQKRDTCIHTVYTWEEFAEALSQKKMILAPWCDEEEVEKDVKTRTKGEMGAAKSLCSPFEQPALPEGTLCFASGKHAKKWTYWGRSY